The segment CCGCGGCGATCGCGTCAGCATACCTGGAGCAGACATAACAGTCAAAAGCGTGAAGGGAAGGCGCGTCATCGAAGCGGAATTCAGAAAGGAAACGCTCTCAGACGGAGCCGCCGAGAAGTGAGTCCACGAACTCCGCCATTATCCCTTCGGCCACGTCTTTCTTGGCGGGATGGGACTGTATCTTGGCGGTTATTGCTATCACATCGCCGTGATGCGCCACCTCGTAGATTCCTTGGACTGCCTTCTGCTTGTCCAGACGCATGTAGAATATGCAATCCTCGTCGACCCTGTTGGGCATGTCCTCCTTGATCCACGACAGAATCTCCGGCCCGAGCCTGGAGAAAAGGGCGCGGAATTCCTTCTGCTTGGTTAGACGGGCCTCCAAGATGAGCATGGTGTCGCCGTGCTCGCTCTCCGAGATGTCCTCCGTGAATTCGTCGGAGCCGATCAGCTCCGCCATGGTCTCCTCCAGAAGCTCCTGCCTCTCGGTCGCATAGCAGAAAGTCTGCACCCTGATCCAATGGAACGTCGGCATCTCATCACTCCTTGCTGACCGGGATCAGATTGAAAAGCTCGTCCATCCTTTCAGTGGAGACCACGACGACCTTCTTGCCCATAAGCTTCATAGCGACGCCCATATCGTCGCCTATGACGGAATAGAACTTGTGCTTCACTCCTTTGATGTTCCATGAGCCGTAATTCCTTATCTGATTCGTGTCGCCGCATTTCTTGTCGATTATCTGATCGAACGGGATCTCCGTCTTCCTGAAGAAATACGTTATGGAAATCCTGTCTGGGAAGCATTCCACTGTGAGCTTGGGCACGGCGCACGCCACCAATAGAATCGCGAACAATGCGATCGTGACCGGAAGCGACCAATCGGGCATGTCCGTCCTCATCAGATAGCGCATGATCGCCATGAACGCGACGGTAGCGACCAGAACGAGGGCGAGGATCATGAACAGTTTCCTCGGAAGTATCGGGCGCGATTCCCTGAACGTAGTCTCCATGCCACCGCCATCGTCTGACCCATTTATAATCAAGATGCTGGACCGTTTTTTGCCATGTAGGAACAGTTATATACAATAAACCTATGTGCAGTTTTGCTGGTCCCATAGCTTAGCACGGTTTGAGCGTCCGGCTGATAACCGGAAGGTCATGAGTTCAAATCTCATTGGGACCACTATCATTCTTCATTTTAATAGCCAGCGTTCTCATTTTTGACGTTGTTGAACCTTCGTTTGTAACTTGCGAAGCCCGAAGCAGCCAAAATGAAAATAGATTTTTCGTACTATCTTCTTCAATTCTCGCAACATTCATCCTCTTCATCTCCGACGCTCCAGTAAGAATTATTGTGGTAATCTCGGACATTCCTGCAAAGCACGCACGGACTACTACGATGGGATTCTAGAACTGATTCTCAATCAGACCTGTTCCTGCGGGACTTCTGTCTCGACATAGCCGCATCCTGAGCGTCATTGAAGCGGAACGAGTCTACAGTGCCCGCGCATGTCCGTCCGCAATCAGCTCCGAATGCATCTTGATGCGATTCCGGCACATCTCAATGGTTTTATATTCGGAATTTATTGGATATATCCAATATATTTGGAATGGTAGCATGGAAATCAGGAGAGACAGATATCTTGAACGCCTGAAGAGGCTGCAATTCAAGGGCGGCGTGAAGATAATAACTGGTCTCAGGCGCAGCGGTAAATCCTATCTTATCTTCAACCTCTTCCGCTGCCATCTTCTGGAGTCGGGAGTGCCCGAGGGCAATATAATCGCTATAGCCCTGGATTCGATAGAGAACAGACATCTCCGCAGCGCTGACGCCCTGTACAGGGAAGTGACCTCGCGCATTACAGACAGCTCCGAATACTACGTCATGATCGACGAGATACAGTTCGCCGAGGATTTCGTTGATTTCGTGAACGGACTGGCCGGGAAAAAGAACGTCGACTTATACATCACCGGCAGCAATTCCAAATTCCTGTCCTCGGACCTCGTGACCGAGTTCAGAGGGAGGGGGA is part of the Candidatus Methanomethylophilaceae archaeon genome and harbors:
- a CDS encoding exosome protein, whose product is MPTFHWIRVQTFCYATERQELLEETMAELIGSDEFTEDISESEHGDTMLILEARLTKQKEFRALFSRLGPEILSWIKEDMPNRVDEDCIFYMRLDKQKAVQGIYEVAHHGDVIAITAKIQSHPAKKDVAEGIMAEFVDSLLGGSV